One segment of Niabella beijingensis DNA contains the following:
- a CDS encoding bestrophin family protein, producing the protein MNRKISIGYFINKIKGQIVLVSAFALIIGLLDCLPVFQKTMIPLSVPTLVGTAVVIILTFRTAQSYERWWEARAVWGAIVNDSRTFIRQLIQCIPNRDRDTIKDFADRQIIWAYALGEALRLRGFSPRVLAYLKIYRISSVNIPNALLEAHSTEIKQLAGNGVISDIQQVQLNETLARLCDSMDKSERIKNTVFPRSYSILVHTLIYVFAAILPFGLEESQLGVEMVITILIPVLFIAIEKTAILMQDPFENTPVDLPVTSLAETIEINIRQMTQDENIPAKTESDSYFEM; encoded by the coding sequence TTGAATCGAAAAATATCGATTGGGTATTTTATCAACAAAATTAAGGGACAAATCGTCCTCGTTTCGGCATTTGCATTAATCATAGGACTGCTGGATTGCCTACCGGTATTTCAGAAAACCATGATCCCGTTAAGTGTCCCTACTCTTGTGGGAACGGCTGTTGTGATAATACTTACGTTCCGGACAGCACAATCTTATGAAAGATGGTGGGAAGCACGGGCCGTTTGGGGTGCAATTGTCAACGACTCTCGCACTTTCATCCGGCAGTTGATTCAGTGTATACCTAACCGGGACAGGGATACTATTAAGGATTTTGCAGACCGGCAGATTATTTGGGCTTATGCGTTGGGCGAGGCCTTGCGTCTACGCGGTTTTTCTCCCAGAGTTTTGGCCTATCTTAAAATCTATCGTATTAGTTCAGTCAATATTCCCAACGCACTGTTGGAAGCCCACTCGACTGAAATAAAGCAGCTTGCCGGAAATGGGGTGATATCTGATATACAGCAGGTACAATTAAATGAAACTTTGGCAAGACTTTGTGACAGCATGGATAAAAGTGAACGGATAAAAAATACCGTGTTTCCAAGATCCTACAGTATTCTCGTACATACTTTAATTTATGTATTTGCTGCTATTCTTCCTTTCGGATTGGAAGAATCACAACTTGGTGTAGAGATGGTAATAACAATTCTAATTCCAGTATTATTCATTGCGATTGAAAAAACAGCTATCCTCATGCAGGATCCGTTTGAAAATACGCCAGTTGATCTGCCCGTGACTTCTTTGGCAGAAACAATTGAAATCAACATCAGGCAAATGACCCAAGATGAGAATATTCCAGCAAAGACAGAAAGCGATTCATATTTCGAAATGTAA
- a CDS encoding cation diffusion facilitator family transporter — MSDTNKQAVSAGSKHKKALLVVVSLSGTYLIAEVIGGIVTKSLALLADAAHMLTDVVGLLLAFIAIKIGERRANDQKTFGYYRSEILAAMINAVVLLCISIYVLYEAWQRFKNPPEIQSKSMLIVAGIGLIVNIVGMMILKKSTGKSLNMKGAYFEVLSDMLTSIGVMIAGIIMLTTGWYYADPLISAAIGLLIFPRTWRLLMEAINVLLEGTPKDVNIADLRKSMEQVSGVKGVHDIHVWALTSGVNAMSAHVLVGYCEDYNALLKVLIEKVTTDFKISHTTFQIETEGYAVQETHL; from the coding sequence ATGAGTGATACAAATAAGCAAGCAGTTTCGGCCGGAAGTAAACACAAAAAGGCGCTTCTTGTTGTGGTTTCTTTGAGCGGAACCTACCTGATCGCGGAAGTAATAGGTGGTATTGTCACTAAAAGCCTGGCATTGCTTGCTGATGCAGCTCACATGCTCACCGATGTTGTTGGGCTACTCTTAGCATTTATTGCCATTAAAATTGGCGAAAGGAGAGCCAATGACCAGAAAACATTTGGTTATTATCGTTCAGAAATTCTGGCCGCGATGATCAATGCGGTAGTGTTACTTTGCATTTCCATTTATGTACTATACGAAGCATGGCAAAGATTTAAAAACCCGCCAGAGATTCAAAGTAAGTCAATGTTGATCGTTGCTGGTATCGGGCTAATTGTAAATATCGTTGGAATGATGATTCTTAAAAAAAGCACGGGTAAGAGTCTGAATATGAAAGGTGCTTACTTTGAAGTTCTTTCAGATATGCTTACCTCAATTGGTGTGATGATTGCCGGCATAATAATGCTTACTACTGGTTGGTATTATGCAGACCCTCTCATTTCTGCAGCTATTGGTTTATTGATTTTTCCGCGAACATGGAGATTGTTGATGGAGGCAATAAATGTATTATTGGAAGGAACACCAAAGGATGTAAATATCGCTGACTTACGCAAATCGATGGAACAAGTATCTGGGGTAAAAGGAGTACATGATATACATGTTTGGGCGCTTACATCTGGAGTGAATGCTATGAGCGCTCACGTTCTTGTTGGTTACTGTGAAGATTACAATGCTCTGCTAAAAGTATTAATTGAAAAGGTGACAACAGATTTTAAGATCAGCCATACTACTTTCCAGATAGAAACTGAAGGATACGCTGTTCAAGAAACTCACTTGTAA
- a CDS encoding STAS/SEC14 domain-containing protein has product MLKILGQSQGNIIAIKVVEHFAKTDYRALLPIIVNRHNAFKQIKWYIEIESFTEDELKRFINSLRSEFEYNEKFVKIAMAVDEKWQNMISTFVTQTTGVRFFSLGDNVSAFNWLKS; this is encoded by the coding sequence ATGTTAAAGATTCTTGGTCAATCGCAGGGAAACATAATCGCGATAAAGGTTGTTGAACATTTCGCTAAAACAGATTACCGGGCGTTGCTTCCTATTATCGTAAATCGTCATAACGCATTTAAACAAATAAAGTGGTATATCGAAATAGAAAGTTTTACGGAGGATGAATTAAAGCGGTTCATCAATAGCCTAAGATCTGAGTTTGAGTACAATGAGAAGTTTGTAAAGATTGCGATGGCTGTTGATGAGAAGTGGCAGAATATGATATCGACATTTGTAACTCAGACAACAGGAGTTAGATTTTTTTCTTTGGGGGATAATGTTAGTGCGTTCAATTGGTTAAAAAGCTAG
- the eptA gene encoding phosphoethanolamine--lipid A transferase EptA gives MLKNNLKLKQFYSTKLKPLFNLKLIQFALLMGFLNFLFFHFPFYTFVFNNVDYKSLNGIIIIASLIILMLVANAFVFYLIFFLSRFVGKFLLVLIFILNAIALYFVNTYHIIVDGIMMGNVLNTDYGEASSFFSIKLIIYIILLGVIPAIYIIKVKITSVSLKRFLITSSLTLLFMITLAFINSSNWLWIDKNSKQLGGLAMPWSYFVNTGIHYVHQYEKNKKEILLPNATLKDSAKAVVVLVIGESARRENFSLYGYSRNTNPLLSQTPNLFHFDATSCATYTSAGVKCILEHAPTNDLYEILPNYLYRNNVEVIWRSTNWGEPPVHIQNYQNKDGLMQNCKGDSCNYDAILLSGLKEQILISKKNKILVVLHTSTSHGPTYSKKYPPQFETFKPVCNSVELGNCSQKELINAYDNTIVYTDYLLHNVIEDLKQLNGYKSTMIFVSDHGESLGEKNLYMHGVPLSIAPKEQYEIPFIVWLSDSSKQLKPNKQLTQNHIFHSVLNFLSIQSPIYNENMNIFKQYTKK, from the coding sequence ATGCTAAAAAATAATTTGAAATTAAAGCAGTTTTATAGTACAAAGCTAAAGCCGCTCTTTAATTTAAAGCTAATCCAGTTTGCCTTATTAATGGGTTTTTTGAATTTCCTGTTCTTTCATTTTCCATTCTACACCTTTGTTTTTAATAACGTTGATTATAAAAGTTTAAACGGTATTATTATAATTGCAAGCCTAATAATTCTCATGTTGGTTGCAAACGCTTTTGTTTTTTACCTGATATTCTTCCTCTCGCGGTTTGTTGGGAAATTTTTATTGGTTTTAATATTTATTCTCAATGCAATTGCCCTTTACTTTGTCAATACTTACCATATTATTGTAGATGGAATTATGATGGGCAATGTGCTCAATACCGATTACGGAGAAGCCAGCAGTTTTTTTTCTATTAAATTGATTATATACATAATCCTATTGGGAGTTATTCCTGCCATTTACATCATTAAAGTAAAAATAACAAGCGTTTCGTTAAAGCGGTTTTTAATCACCTCCTCGCTTACTTTATTATTTATGATTACGCTGGCATTTATTAATTCAAGTAATTGGCTATGGATTGATAAAAATTCAAAACAATTAGGAGGGCTTGCGATGCCCTGGTCCTATTTCGTAAATACCGGTATTCATTATGTTCATCAATACGAAAAAAATAAAAAAGAAATTTTATTACCAAATGCAACATTAAAAGATAGCGCTAAAGCCGTTGTAGTCTTAGTCATAGGAGAATCTGCAAGAAGGGAAAACTTTTCTTTGTACGGCTACTCAAGAAACACGAATCCACTACTTTCCCAAACTCCGAACCTATTTCATTTTGACGCCACGTCCTGTGCTACATATACTAGCGCAGGTGTAAAATGTATTTTGGAGCACGCCCCTACCAACGATTTGTATGAAATCTTACCCAATTATTTATATAGAAATAATGTAGAAGTTATATGGAGATCCACCAACTGGGGAGAACCCCCTGTTCATATTCAAAATTATCAAAATAAAGATGGGTTAATGCAAAATTGCAAAGGCGACAGTTGTAATTACGACGCAATCCTTTTAAGTGGCCTGAAAGAACAAATCCTGATCAGCAAAAAAAATAAAATATTAGTTGTCCTGCACACAAGTACAAGCCATGGTCCTACGTACAGCAAGAAATACCCTCCGCAATTTGAAACCTTTAAGCCCGTTTGTAATAGCGTTGAATTGGGAAATTGTTCTCAAAAAGAACTGATTAATGCCTATGACAATACTATTGTCTATACTGACTATCTCTTACATAATGTAATTGAAGATTTAAAACAATTAAATGGCTATAAAAGCACAATGATTTTTGTGTCGGATCATGGAGAATCTTTAGGCGAAAAAAATCTATATATGCACGGGGTGCCTTTGAGTATCGCTCCCAAGGAACAATACGAGATCCCATTTATCGTCTGGTTATCTGATAGTTCAAAACAACTCAAACCCAATAAACAACTGACCCAAAATCATATATTTCATAGTGTTTTAAATTTTTTAAGTATCCAAAGCCCCATTTATAATGAAAACATGAACATTTTTAAACAGTACACTAAAAAATAG
- a CDS encoding S41 family peptidase: MRSIFFVVILHSFIPITNAQPKYAKQQIIEDLKILKDIIIETNPILTKEQKDSIEGKLSQALRMFPADSASSVEMIKYFKSQNINTFYDDHANIILGEKALPTSAAFFPLPLYSIDSALLVNIENGPVPYGSIIESINGLPIAEIVGKLTKGNEQGSFGKYMLNTSFSFLFFLAYGAADKFDISYKDDIKNTKRNNETCKAITLTEALKMNSGAIFPLNRNNAQNQVNIQTQFDNNSKTYYLKLNSFGLSEGNDSSLAYLQFLSLFNKVFMDIRLKSAKTLILDIRGNPGGKMEIPGLLFSYLRDTVFNEVLYEKMPPMKNIPFKYLKTIDNNFIGSKSELRKRLYRLYDGFSENQSQANRIVIYKRKPNPYFFSGDTYLLVDGGTFSAAAYFAALFKVYKRGSIIGSPIGGPLNKITAGHLLQYELPNTKVVITVPLMLITFGKDNLVDEYITPDYLVPFQQEYQYFLFKKDWGKDINTIP; encoded by the coding sequence ATGCGTAGTATTTTTTTTGTAGTAATCTTGCATTCATTTATCCCTATCACGAATGCTCAGCCCAAATACGCAAAGCAACAAATCATCGAGGATTTGAAAATATTGAAGGACATTATAATTGAGACAAATCCTATCTTAACGAAGGAGCAAAAAGATAGTATAGAGGGAAAACTCTCTCAGGCGCTAAGAATGTTTCCTGCTGATAGTGCAAGTAGTGTTGAGATGATAAAATACTTTAAATCTCAAAATATTAATACCTTTTATGATGATCACGCCAATATTATTTTGGGGGAGAAAGCCCTTCCAACATCAGCAGCTTTCTTTCCCCTTCCTTTATACAGTATTGATAGCGCTCTTTTAGTAAATATTGAAAATGGTCCCGTCCCTTACGGTAGTATTATTGAAAGTATCAATGGTCTTCCAATAGCTGAAATCGTAGGTAAACTAACAAAAGGTAATGAGCAAGGTAGCTTTGGCAAATACATGTTGAACACATCCTTCTCTTTTTTATTTTTTCTCGCTTATGGTGCTGCAGACAAATTTGATATTAGTTATAAAGATGATATAAAAAATACAAAAAGAAACAACGAAACTTGTAAGGCAATAACTTTAACAGAAGCATTGAAAATGAATAGTGGTGCGATCTTCCCGTTAAATCGCAATAACGCTCAAAATCAAGTAAACATACAAACGCAATTTGATAACAACTCAAAGACATATTATCTGAAACTGAATTCTTTTGGATTGTCAGAGGGCAATGATAGCTCCCTCGCCTATCTGCAATTTCTGAGTTTATTTAATAAGGTGTTTATGGATATTCGACTAAAGTCTGCAAAAACTTTGATTTTGGATATTCGGGGTAATCCTGGTGGTAAAATGGAGATACCGGGTTTATTATTCTCTTACTTAAGGGATACCGTCTTTAATGAAGTGCTTTATGAAAAGATGCCACCCATGAAAAATATACCATTCAAGTACTTAAAAACTATTGACAATAATTTTATTGGATCAAAAAGTGAACTTCGAAAGCGGCTATATCGTTTGTACGACGGGTTTAGCGAAAATCAGAGTCAAGCAAATAGAATAGTGATATATAAAAGGAAGCCCAATCCATACTTTTTTTCCGGAGATACCTACCTGCTGGTAGATGGGGGTACCTTTTCAGCTGCTGCATATTTTGCGGCGTTGTTTAAGGTATATAAGCGAGGCTCAATAATTGGCTCGCCGATTGGAGGGCCTCTTAATAAGATTACTGCCGGACATCTTTTGCAATATGAACTTCCTAATACAAAGGTTGTTATAACCGTTCCTTTGATGTTGATAACATTTGGCAAGGATAATTTGGTAGACGAATATATCACACCTGACTACTTGGTACCTTTTCAACAGGAATATCAGTATTTTCTTTTTAAGAAAGACTGGGGCAAAGATATTAATACAATTCCATAG
- a CDS encoding heavy metal translocating P-type ATPase, whose product MKKTEIDLDRLLPDIPDEGDCCVKRMIDLLEGRQGIEKVHLKTKGGQEKSRFCFHYNPAIISLSRVQKLAADAGADFTKKYGHLLVQLENVRHPRHARVIENGLKRIKGLTEVSVSRTGVISLEFDKNQTNEKEVFKVINGFGLKILDVKNQHDHFGKHEGENMEHTHKEDGTGKDSHGHDYNHDHDHTHDHKGIFGKNSELVFSIICGALLGIGFGLSFITGLSEWIPRGFYFAAYFFGGFYVTKEACEAISKGEFEIDFLMLVAAVGAGVLGQWAEGALLLFLFSLGHALEHFAMEKARKSIAALTDLAPKTALLKVGENVREVPIEQLKVDDIIMVRPHTKIAADGIVLAGNSSVNQAPITGESIPVDKSAIDNSDQNISDSNKLDTEHRVFSGSINGTGSLEIKVMKQASDSTISRVIKMVNEAQTQKSPTQQFTDKFEKYFVPSVLILVALLCFAFLVRNETFNESFYRAMAVLVAASPCALAISTPSAVLSGVARAARAGVLIKGGRPLEDLGSLTALAFDKTGTLTEGKPKLTQVVPQNGISVEELLKIVVAVESLSDHPLAKAIARDGKARHNNVRLPKASDVEAIMGKGIKAILEGATIYIGNLTLFETLDDVKPSKDFLKTVHQLEENGNTTMIVRKEKDYIGMIAVMDTPRGEARKTLVALRQVGIHRMVMLTGDNQKVAEAVASQIGITDVLGGLLPEQKVEVIKKIRREENKLAMIGDGVNDAPAMANSTVGIAMGAAGSDVALETADIALMGDKLNLLPFAIGLSRKAKGIIKQNLWISLGVVAMLIPLTILGIATIGPAVIAHEGSTLVVVFNALRLLAYKNDQ is encoded by the coding sequence ATGAAAAAAACAGAAATAGATTTGGATAGACTTCTGCCGGATATTCCGGATGAAGGAGACTGCTGTGTTAAGCGAATGATTGATTTGTTAGAAGGAAGACAAGGAATTGAAAAAGTGCATTTAAAGACAAAGGGAGGTCAGGAAAAATCACGATTTTGCTTTCATTACAACCCTGCAATTATTTCCCTAAGCCGTGTCCAAAAGCTAGCTGCGGATGCGGGGGCAGATTTCACAAAAAAGTATGGGCACCTTTTAGTCCAACTTGAAAATGTACGGCATCCCCGTCATGCAAGAGTCATAGAAAACGGCTTAAAAAGGATAAAGGGGCTTACAGAAGTATCTGTTTCCAGAACCGGGGTCATAAGCCTGGAGTTCGACAAAAACCAAACAAATGAAAAGGAGGTTTTCAAAGTTATAAATGGTTTTGGCCTTAAAATCCTGGATGTAAAAAATCAACACGATCATTTTGGAAAGCATGAAGGTGAAAATATGGAGCATACACATAAGGAAGATGGTACAGGCAAAGATAGTCATGGGCATGACTATAACCACGATCATGACCATACGCATGACCACAAGGGTATTTTTGGAAAAAATTCAGAACTGGTTTTTAGTATTATATGTGGAGCCCTACTCGGTATAGGTTTCGGGCTATCATTTATTACAGGCCTATCTGAATGGATTCCAAGGGGATTTTATTTTGCAGCTTACTTTTTTGGCGGCTTTTATGTCACAAAAGAGGCTTGTGAGGCGATTTCCAAGGGGGAATTTGAAATAGATTTTTTGATGCTCGTTGCTGCTGTTGGAGCAGGTGTCTTAGGTCAATGGGCGGAGGGAGCTTTGTTATTGTTTTTGTTTAGCCTGGGGCATGCCTTAGAACACTTTGCGATGGAAAAGGCTCGTAAATCAATTGCGGCATTAACCGATCTCGCTCCAAAAACTGCCTTGCTCAAGGTTGGCGAAAACGTTAGGGAAGTACCTATAGAGCAATTAAAAGTGGATGATATAATCATGGTGCGGCCACATACGAAAATTGCGGCAGATGGAATAGTTTTGGCAGGAAACAGCAGTGTTAACCAGGCACCTATTACGGGAGAAAGCATCCCTGTTGATAAGTCTGCCATTGATAATTCTGATCAGAATATTTCAGATTCTAATAAGTTAGATACCGAGCATCGGGTTTTCTCTGGCTCGATTAATGGAACTGGGTCTCTTGAAATAAAGGTTATGAAACAGGCAAGTGATTCCACAATTTCCCGGGTAATTAAAATGGTAAACGAGGCTCAGACGCAAAAATCACCCACCCAACAGTTTACCGATAAATTTGAAAAATACTTTGTTCCCTCTGTGCTTATTCTTGTTGCTTTGCTTTGTTTCGCCTTTCTCGTTCGGAATGAAACTTTTAATGAAAGTTTTTACCGCGCAATGGCTGTCTTAGTGGCAGCAAGCCCCTGTGCATTAGCAATCTCTACTCCAAGCGCCGTATTAAGCGGTGTAGCACGTGCTGCACGCGCCGGCGTGTTAATAAAGGGCGGGCGTCCGTTGGAGGATTTAGGTTCTTTGACTGCGTTAGCGTTTGACAAAACGGGTACCTTGACTGAAGGCAAGCCAAAGCTAACTCAGGTTGTCCCCCAAAACGGTATTAGTGTAGAGGAGTTACTAAAAATCGTTGTTGCTGTCGAAAGCTTAAGTGACCATCCTCTGGCTAAGGCTATTGCAAGAGACGGAAAGGCACGTCACAATAATGTCCGGCTACCTAAAGCTTCGGATGTAGAAGCAATAATGGGTAAAGGAATTAAGGCTATTTTAGAAGGTGCTACCATCTATATCGGAAACCTTACTCTCTTTGAAACACTTGATGACGTAAAGCCGTCGAAAGACTTTCTTAAAACTGTTCATCAATTGGAGGAAAATGGGAATACCACGATGATAGTTAGAAAAGAAAAAGATTATATCGGTATGATAGCTGTCATGGATACACCTCGTGGAGAAGCAAGAAAGACGCTTGTTGCACTGAGGCAAGTAGGTATTCATAGAATGGTAATGCTCACTGGAGATAATCAGAAAGTCGCCGAAGCTGTAGCTAGCCAGATTGGTATCACCGACGTACTAGGCGGACTTCTTCCAGAACAAAAGGTTGAGGTAATAAAAAAAATCCGCCGAGAAGAAAATAAGCTGGCAATGATAGGCGATGGCGTAAATGACGCTCCGGCTATGGCAAATAGTACCGTTGGGATTGCAATGGGGGCCGCTGGTTCAGATGTTGCGCTGGAAACAGCAGATATTGCTCTTATGGGAGATAAATTAAACCTACTCCCATTTGCAATTGGTTTGAGTCGTAAGGCTAAGGGGATTATCAAACAAAATCTTTGGATAAGTCTGGGAGTTGTGGCCATGTTGATTCCCCTTACAATTTTGGGTATCGCTACTATCGGACCAGCTGTTATCGCGCATGAAGGTTCTACACTAGTTGTTGTCTTCAATGCGCTACGGCTGCTTGCTTATAAAAATGATCAGTGA
- a CDS encoding LTA synthase family protein translates to MTTSNHKPYTFPKGKIDLSQGNRDAAVKYTDYALGKFIDAVKKKSWFNNTVFLIVADHCASSTGKWEIDVAKHHIPAIIYNLSDQAKIINRLTSQIDLMPTLFGYLNWSYNTELYGLDINQIPNGEDRAFIGNYRTLGMLKGNLFTQLDDRKRIRQFNVSEKDRSLNDVKDQNKQMILETISNYQTASERFKNGKMKVN, encoded by the coding sequence ATGACTACTTCCAACCATAAGCCATATACTTTTCCTAAAGGAAAGATTGACCTGTCCCAGGGTAATCGCGATGCCGCTGTCAAATACACAGATTACGCACTGGGAAAATTCATTGATGCTGTAAAAAAGAAATCTTGGTTTAATAATACAGTATTTCTTATTGTAGCGGATCATTGCGCAAGTAGTACCGGTAAATGGGAAATAGATGTTGCAAAGCATCATATTCCTGCAATTATCTATAATCTTTCCGATCAAGCCAAAATCATCAATAGATTAACCTCGCAGATTGACCTGATGCCGACATTATTTGGATATCTGAATTGGAGTTACAATACAGAACTCTATGGATTGGATATCAACCAAATACCAAACGGTGAGGATCGGGCATTCATTGGCAATTACAGAACATTGGGAATGCTGAAAGGGAACCTATTTACACAGCTAGATGACCGCAAGAGAATAAGGCAATTTAATGTTTCTGAAAAAGACAGGTCTTTAAATGATGTTAAAGATCAAAACAAGCAGATGATTTTAGAGACTATTTCAAATTATCAAACAGCAAGTGAACGGTTTAAGAATGGAAAGATGAAAGTGAATTAG
- a CDS encoding DUF2490 domain-containing protein, with protein MIRRFLFQAFSSALANLCLAQSETNPEHLSGFMATSVTYNYAPKWIAWMELQARSIEQFKTIDYYEVKGGTGYNFNAYNQALIGVGRYATYGQKSLSQEELRLWLQYTFSHAISRIDFDHRLRAEQRFFHQLKTEQRSNDQRYRYRLSATIPINRKRVIAKTFFVNTFDELFLGPKENAFKRNRVYSGIGYQFNGNIGIATGYLWQRELSRSGNRSLHFIQLAANIVIDRWGDKDN; from the coding sequence ATGATCCGAAGATTTTTATTTCAGGCATTTTCATCGGCGTTAGCAAATTTATGTCTGGCGCAAAGCGAAACAAACCCTGAGCATCTTTCGGGATTTATGGCTACGTCCGTGACCTACAATTATGCCCCGAAATGGATCGCGTGGATGGAGCTGCAGGCACGATCCATTGAGCAATTCAAAACCATAGACTATTATGAAGTGAAAGGAGGAACGGGCTATAATTTCAATGCCTATAACCAGGCGCTGATTGGGGTTGGACGCTATGCTACCTATGGACAAAAAAGCCTCTCCCAGGAAGAATTAAGGCTTTGGCTGCAATACACGTTTAGTCATGCTATTTCAAGAATTGATTTTGACCATAGGTTAAGAGCGGAGCAGCGGTTCTTTCATCAACTGAAAACAGAACAAAGATCAAATGATCAGCGATACCGGTATCGTTTAAGCGCGACAATACCTATCAACAGGAAAAGGGTAATAGCAAAAACATTTTTTGTAAATACTTTTGATGAACTGTTTTTGGGTCCCAAAGAAAATGCATTTAAAAGAAACCGCGTGTATTCAGGAATCGGGTACCAGTTTAATGGGAATATTGGAATAGCAACAGGGTACTTATGGCAACGGGAGTTATCTCGATCTGGCAACAGAAGCCTGCATTTTATCCAGCTGGCTGCAAATATTGTTATAGATCGCTGGGGTGATAAGGATAACTAA
- a CDS encoding phosphatase PAP2 family protein has translation MDKQKKFTVFNSWIGAFAIRSNNIINNYSRLKVFLFILPAFLLASMVLLLYSQNALNVDRYIQIQEETFFFINYNLGQYPNLQFNLTQLGDALIFLSFLSIFIVYAPKIWEALIPGLLVSALFSCSLKKIFVVPRPAALFNSNSFIIVGKKLSGFNSLPSGHSITIFTILTVLLFAFTPQKLKYKILFFLSVIIIGLVLVFTRVGVGAHYPLDVITGGIIGYISGLIGIFISRKYKFCTWVNNKRFYPIFILLFLIGCVILINKIINENLIIFYLSLASLVVSLYKIITIYAKK, from the coding sequence ATGGACAAGCAAAAAAAATTTACAGTTTTTAATAGTTGGATTGGTGCATTCGCCATCCGGAGCAACAATATCATTAATAACTATTCAAGGCTCAAGGTATTTTTGTTTATTTTACCCGCTTTTTTACTGGCTTCAATGGTCTTGTTGCTGTATAGTCAAAATGCATTAAATGTTGACAGATACATACAAATTCAAGAGGAAACCTTCTTTTTTATTAATTATAATCTGGGACAATATCCAAATCTTCAATTTAACCTTACCCAATTGGGCGATGCACTCATTTTTTTATCTTTTTTGAGTATTTTTATTGTGTATGCACCAAAAATCTGGGAGGCTTTAATACCTGGCTTGCTGGTTTCTGCGCTGTTTTCCTGTTCGCTAAAAAAGATATTTGTGGTACCTAGACCTGCAGCACTATTCAATAGTAATAGTTTTATTATCGTCGGGAAAAAATTATCGGGGTTTAACAGTTTACCTTCGGGGCACTCCATTACCATTTTTACGATTCTTACCGTGTTATTGTTTGCATTTACACCTCAAAAGCTGAAGTATAAAATTCTTTTTTTTCTTTCCGTAATCATCATAGGTTTGGTGCTTGTCTTTACGAGGGTGGGTGTAGGAGCGCATTACCCGCTCGATGTCATCACAGGAGGTATTATAGGGTATATTTCGGGGCTTATAGGTATTTTTATCAGCCGGAAATACAAATTTTGCACATGGGTTAACAATAAAAGATTCTATCCGATATTTATTCTGTTATTCCTGATTGGTTGTGTCATATTAATCAACAAAATAATTAATGAAAATCTAATAATATTTTATTTGTCACTTGCCAGCCTGGTTGTTTCACTGTATAAAATTATTACTATTTATGCTAAAAAATAA